One window of Mobula hypostoma chromosome 30, sMobHyp1.1, whole genome shotgun sequence genomic DNA carries:
- the LOC134339580 gene encoding cystatin-2-like: protein MAEVVTPCMPSNLCPVSIDHPGVVNAIEVATEYFNSKSSDSFYSMVWNVLSAEKQVVAGFLYYLTLELKTTVCKKSSVSRNCPFQEDPQYTKTMTCKFQVLEHPWIGPTQVTKSSCSRTAN, encoded by the exons ATGGCGGAGGTCGTGACGCCCTGCATGCCCAGCAACCTTTGCCCCGTGTCCATAGATCACCCTGGGGTGGTGAACGCGATCGAAGTGGCGACGGAGTACTTCAACAGCAAATCCAGCGATTCGTTTTACAGCATGGTGTGGAATGTGTTATCGGCCGAAAAACag GTGGTGGCGGGGTTCCTGTACTATCTCACCCTGGAGCTGAAAACTACCGTCTGCAAGAAGAGTTCTGTTTCCCGGAACTGTCCCTTCCAAGAGGATCCTCAATATACCAAG ACAATGACCTGTAAATTTCAAGTCTTGGAGCACCCGTGGATCGGGCCCACGCAGGTGACTAAATCTTCTTGCTCCAGGACGGCCAACTGA